A genomic stretch from Erigeron canadensis isolate Cc75 chromosome 9, C_canadensis_v1, whole genome shotgun sequence includes:
- the LOC122582779 gene encoding probable serine/threonine-protein kinase WNK5 isoform X1, which translates to MNKSRHNDSIRGAKSQLGYAETDPSGRYGRFKEILGKGASKTVYKAFDEVLGIEVAWNQVRLNDIFRSPEELQRLYSEVHLLKNLNHTSIMRFYTTWIDAERKTFNFITEMFTAGSLREYRQKYKRVHIRAVKDWARQILEGLEYLHSHNPPVIHRDLKCDNIFINGHLGQVKIGDLGLAATLCESQNAHSVIGTPEFMAPEMYEEDYNELVDIYSFGMCVLEMLTSEYPYGECSNPAQIYKKVTSGKLPKAFDKIECAEAQRFVGKCLENASSRPSARELLMDPFFLIEENDKVMPITKIPPQAPTSLMRIPEKVPSSLVHNVVKHTDMTITSTMNSEDDSIILKVNISDKNGKVRNIYFPFDIDTDTAYDVASEMVKELEINDWEPFDIAEMIDNEILHFIPTWKKGSSFAMDSLQNLKFHSFCYDEDDDENNTPHPFHSPSSYSSSQVSPRNLFLPNTRADDEPQSITISSSVDWRQGHDINKDDDDDASSQSSLNSYNYSDFNYCLDHEDEYRLSSFISHDPQHFEKTKNFTRFCGQDRVTTQCNKQSVGPDTTRHTSIKRGGSVVDIRSQLLHRSLVEEIHKRRLFKTVAAIENIGYHEPTW; encoded by the exons ATGAACAAATCTAGACATAATGATTCCATTCGTGGAGCAAAATCGCAACTTGGTTATGCTGAAACGGATCCATCAGGCCGATATGGACGG TTCAAGGAAATTCTGGGAAAAGGAGCATCAAAAACAGTTTACAAGGCATTTGATGAGGTGTTAGGAATTGAAGTGGCATGGAATCAGGTGAGACTCAATGACATATTCCGGTCACCAGAAGAACTTCAACGCTTATATTCCGAGGTCCATCTCCTCAAGAACCTCAATCACACTTCCATAATGCGATTTTACACAACTTGGATTGATGCAGAACGGAAGACGTTTAACTTCATTACAGAAATGTTCACCGCTGGCAGCCTAAGAGA GTATAGACAGAAGTACAAGCGAGTTCACATAAGGGCGGTTAAAGATTGGGCACGCCAGATCTTGGAAGGCCTAGAATATTTACACAGCCACAACCCTCCGGTCATCCATCGAGATCTAAAGTGTGATAACATCTTCATAAATGGTCATCTTGGCCAAGTAAAGATCGGTGATCTTGGGTTAGCTGCCACTCTTTGTGAGTCACAGAATGCACATAGTGTCATAG GCACACCTGAATTTATGGCACCAGAAATGTACGAAGAAGATTACAATGAGCTTGTGGACATTTACTCTTTTGGAATGTGTGTCCTGGAAATGCTTACCTCTGAATATCCATACGGTGAATGCTCCAATCCAGCTCAAATTTACAAGAAAGTCACTTCG GGAAAGTTGCCAAAAGCATTCGATAAGATTGAATGTGCTGAAGCTCAACGATTTGTTGGAAAATGCCTTGAAAATGCATCAAGTAGGCCATCAGCTAGAGAGCTCTTGATGGATCCCTTCTTCCTTattgaagaaaatgataaagTAATGCCCATCACAAAAATACCGCCCCAAGCTCCTACTTCGCTTATGAGGATTCCTGAAAAGGTGCCTTCTTCATTAGTTCACAATGTAGTAAAGCATACTGATATGACAATCACCAGCACCATGAATTCAGAAGATGACTCAATCATCCTCAAAGTAAACATCTCTGACAAAAATG GTAAAGTAAGGAACATATACTTCCCCTTCGATATTGATACAGATACGGCATATGATGTTGCTAGTGAAATGGTGAAGGAATTGGAGATAAACGATTGGGAACCATTTGATATTGCTGAGATGATTGATAACGAGATTTTGCATTTTATCCCAACATGGAAAAAGGGGTCATCCTTCGCCATGGATTCGCTACAAAACCTCAAGTTTCATAGTTTTTGctatgatgaagatgatgatgaaaataacACTCCCCATCCTTTCCATTCTCCCTCCTCATATTCATCATCTCAAGTTTCTCCCCGGAACTTGTTTTTACCGAACACTAGAGCAGATGACGAACCACAAAGTATAACGATCTCCTCAAGCGTCGACTGGAGACAAG GTCATGATATAAACAaggatgatgacgatgatgcaAGTTCTCAGAGCTCATTAAATTCTTATAACTACTCCGACTTCAATTATTGCTTAGACCATGAAGATGAATATCGTTTGAGTTCATTTATAAGTCACGACCCACAACATTTTGAGAAGACTAAGAACTTTACGCGGTTTTGTGGTCAAGACAGAGTAACCACACAATGCAACAAGCAAAGTGTAGGGCCAGACACAACCCGACACACAAGCATAAAGAGGGGAGGATCGGTAGTTGACATTCGCAGCCAACTGCTACACCGGTCTCTGGTGGAGGAGATTCATAAGCGTCGTCTATTCAAGACTGTAGCTGCCATTGAGAACATTGGCTACCATGAGCCAACTTGGTGA
- the LOC122582779 gene encoding probable serine/threonine-protein kinase WNK5 isoform X2 — MNKSRHNDSIRGAKSQLGYAETDPSGRYGRFKEILGKGASKTVYKAFDEVLGIEVAWNQVRLNDIFRSPEELQRLYSEVHLLKNLNHTSIMRFYTTWIDAERKTFNFITEMFTAGSLREYRQKYKRVHIRAVKDWARQILEGLEYLHSHNPPVIHRDLKCDNIFINGHLGQVKIGDLGLAATLCTPEFMAPEMYEEDYNELVDIYSFGMCVLEMLTSEYPYGECSNPAQIYKKVTSGKLPKAFDKIECAEAQRFVGKCLENASSRPSARELLMDPFFLIEENDKVMPITKIPPQAPTSLMRIPEKVPSSLVHNVVKHTDMTITSTMNSEDDSIILKVNISDKNGKVRNIYFPFDIDTDTAYDVASEMVKELEINDWEPFDIAEMIDNEILHFIPTWKKGSSFAMDSLQNLKFHSFCYDEDDDENNTPHPFHSPSSYSSSQVSPRNLFLPNTRADDEPQSITISSSVDWRQGHDINKDDDDDASSQSSLNSYNYSDFNYCLDHEDEYRLSSFISHDPQHFEKTKNFTRFCGQDRVTTQCNKQSVGPDTTRHTSIKRGGSVVDIRSQLLHRSLVEEIHKRRLFKTVAAIENIGYHEPTW, encoded by the exons ATGAACAAATCTAGACATAATGATTCCATTCGTGGAGCAAAATCGCAACTTGGTTATGCTGAAACGGATCCATCAGGCCGATATGGACGG TTCAAGGAAATTCTGGGAAAAGGAGCATCAAAAACAGTTTACAAGGCATTTGATGAGGTGTTAGGAATTGAAGTGGCATGGAATCAGGTGAGACTCAATGACATATTCCGGTCACCAGAAGAACTTCAACGCTTATATTCCGAGGTCCATCTCCTCAAGAACCTCAATCACACTTCCATAATGCGATTTTACACAACTTGGATTGATGCAGAACGGAAGACGTTTAACTTCATTACAGAAATGTTCACCGCTGGCAGCCTAAGAGA GTATAGACAGAAGTACAAGCGAGTTCACATAAGGGCGGTTAAAGATTGGGCACGCCAGATCTTGGAAGGCCTAGAATATTTACACAGCCACAACCCTCCGGTCATCCATCGAGATCTAAAGTGTGATAACATCTTCATAAATGGTCATCTTGGCCAAGTAAAGATCGGTGATCTTGGGTTAGCTGCCACTCTTT GCACACCTGAATTTATGGCACCAGAAATGTACGAAGAAGATTACAATGAGCTTGTGGACATTTACTCTTTTGGAATGTGTGTCCTGGAAATGCTTACCTCTGAATATCCATACGGTGAATGCTCCAATCCAGCTCAAATTTACAAGAAAGTCACTTCG GGAAAGTTGCCAAAAGCATTCGATAAGATTGAATGTGCTGAAGCTCAACGATTTGTTGGAAAATGCCTTGAAAATGCATCAAGTAGGCCATCAGCTAGAGAGCTCTTGATGGATCCCTTCTTCCTTattgaagaaaatgataaagTAATGCCCATCACAAAAATACCGCCCCAAGCTCCTACTTCGCTTATGAGGATTCCTGAAAAGGTGCCTTCTTCATTAGTTCACAATGTAGTAAAGCATACTGATATGACAATCACCAGCACCATGAATTCAGAAGATGACTCAATCATCCTCAAAGTAAACATCTCTGACAAAAATG GTAAAGTAAGGAACATATACTTCCCCTTCGATATTGATACAGATACGGCATATGATGTTGCTAGTGAAATGGTGAAGGAATTGGAGATAAACGATTGGGAACCATTTGATATTGCTGAGATGATTGATAACGAGATTTTGCATTTTATCCCAACATGGAAAAAGGGGTCATCCTTCGCCATGGATTCGCTACAAAACCTCAAGTTTCATAGTTTTTGctatgatgaagatgatgatgaaaataacACTCCCCATCCTTTCCATTCTCCCTCCTCATATTCATCATCTCAAGTTTCTCCCCGGAACTTGTTTTTACCGAACACTAGAGCAGATGACGAACCACAAAGTATAACGATCTCCTCAAGCGTCGACTGGAGACAAG GTCATGATATAAACAaggatgatgacgatgatgcaAGTTCTCAGAGCTCATTAAATTCTTATAACTACTCCGACTTCAATTATTGCTTAGACCATGAAGATGAATATCGTTTGAGTTCATTTATAAGTCACGACCCACAACATTTTGAGAAGACTAAGAACTTTACGCGGTTTTGTGGTCAAGACAGAGTAACCACACAATGCAACAAGCAAAGTGTAGGGCCAGACACAACCCGACACACAAGCATAAAGAGGGGAGGATCGGTAGTTGACATTCGCAGCCAACTGCTACACCGGTCTCTGGTGGAGGAGATTCATAAGCGTCGTCTATTCAAGACTGTAGCTGCCATTGAGAACATTGGCTACCATGAGCCAACTTGGTGA
- the LOC122583177 gene encoding uncharacterized protein LOC122583177 — translation MALSRIKNRLSSSTAPAPPPSPMQNSARAGNRNEQAFSTYLDKMKHMPDLNLPEYVNRSMIADVDYRLIKSKDRNSISEVMRSAIKYGVFRISGHGISTEELHQAFTEADFCFGLLANQWSRDGDREEFQWSRSALSMAERRREVAREDRFVKFSQKMENLASKLEAIADEAAKIIGSHGNKRSRKKIKENEARMTLFKHNNSALQPHTPRSSQTPRADGKKDSTSPVIV, via the exons ATGGCTCTCTCACGCATCAAAAACCGTCTCTCATCATCAACGGCACCTGCACCGCCTCCCTCTCCAATGCAAAACTCTGCTAGAGCTGGAAACCGCAACGAACAAGCTTTCAGCACTTATTTGGATAAGATGAAACATATGCCGGATCTTAATCTTCCTGAATATGTAAACAGGTCAATGATTGCAGACGTTGACTACCGGTTAATTAAAAGCAAGGACCGGAATTCAATTAGCGAGGTAATGAGATCTGCTATAAAGTATGGTGTGTTTAGGATTAGTGGGCATGGGATATCGACTGAAGAGTTACATCAAGCGTTTACTGAAGCGGATTTTTGCTTTGGATTGTTGGCTAATCAATGGAGTCGTGATGGTGATCGAGAAGAGTTTCAATGGTCTCGATCTGCCCTTTCTATGGCAGAACGTAGAAGAGAAGTTGCTCGTGAGGACAGATTTGTCAAGTTCAG CCAAAAGATGGAGAATCTTGCAAGTAAACTTGAAGCAATCGCAGATGAGGCTGCCAAGATCATAGGAAGCCATGGAAACAAAAGATCTCGGAAAAAAATTAAGGAAAATGAAGCTCGAATGACACTGTTCAAGCACAATAACTCGGCTCTTCAACCTCACACCCCACGCTCTTCCCAAACTCCTCGTGCAGATGGCAAAAAAGACTCAACTTC GCCCGTTATCGTTTAG
- the LOC122582457 gene encoding transcription repressor OFP1-like, giving the protein MGNYRLRLSSMIPNSWYYKFKNSSTSTTNNKMSKKQPNTTSSVTMPSADHQRKSYYFTRDLTEPNPKSHTQNSPSPKTRSFDPPRKSSKKRTPISPKKRIHRKLVSIESISTESNSSDTDIQSPELSVTCSCKTNSSYEDVYGKVTLPPIITSKAVKQENLKNNAYSPVKKNKANYNYSPRIGNRVRVQGINGGRRSGGYRRMSLSESMAVVKTSTDPGKDFKESMVEMILENNMRSSKDLEDLLACYLTLNSNEYHDLIIKVFKQIWLECTNIRL; this is encoded by the coding sequence ATGGGAAATTATCGGTTACGATTATCAAGTATGATACCGAACTCGTGGTATTACAAGTTCAAGAATTCAAGTACCAGTACAACCAACAATAAAATGTCCAAAAAACAACCGAATACAACATCATCGGTAACAATGCCATCAGCTGATCACCAAAGGAAATCCTACTACTTTACTAGAGACCTAACCGAACCCAACCCGAAATCCCATACACAAAATTCACCCTCACCTAAAACCCGATCATTTGACCCGCCAAGAAAATCTTCCAAGAAAAGAACTCCAATTAGTCCCAAAAAACGAATACACCGAAAATTGGTCTCTATTGAATCCATTTCAACCGAATCCAACTCTTCTGACACCGATATCCAATCACCCGAATTATCGGTCACTTGCTCGTGCAAGACTAACTCATCATATGAAGACGTGTATGGAAAAGTTACCCTCCCTCCCATCATAACATCAAAAGCAGTAAAAcaagaaaacttgaaaaataaTGCATATAGCccggttaaaaaaaataaggcaAATTACAATTATTCTCCTAGAATAGGAAACAGGGTAAGAGTTCAAGGGATAAATGGTGGCCGGAGAAGTGGTGGTTACCGGCGGATGAGCTTGTCGGAGAGCATGGCGGTGGTGAAAACATCAACTGATCCTGGTAAAGATTTTAAAGAATCAATGGTGGAGATGATACTTGAAAATAATATGAGGAGTTCAAAGGATTTAGAAGATCTTCTTGCATGTTATCTTACTTTGAATTCTAATGAGTATCATGATTTAATTATTAAGGTATTCAAACAAATTTGGTTGGAGTGTACTAATATTAGattgtaa